Proteins from one Microbacterium sp. Root553 genomic window:
- a CDS encoding ABC transporter substrate-binding protein encodes MNSRRLPLASAVTVLAVGALALSGCTADASGTGDGGDTSMTLWHNSTTGPGVEFWEKTVADFEADNPGVSIEIQSVQNEDLDGKLQTALNSGDAPDIFLQRGGGKMAAMVKAGQLKDLTDEITGAAADEIPDAAYSANSLDGKIYAMPVAVLPGGLFYSQDLFDEAGITENPTTLDELEKTAATLKTAGIDPIALGAKDAWPAAHWYYWLALRECSSDTLAAAADEMDFSDECWIRAGEDLESFAATEPFNSGFLTTPAQQGAGSSAGLIANHQAAMELMGAWNPGVIASLTPDEEPLADLSWFPFPEIEGGEGEPGSMMGGVDGFSCSVDAPDACVDFLNYLGTSDVQTAYYQAFNAPPVNTVAQEAVTEPYLQSILEAYNSAPYATQWLDTVYGQNVGNALNVAVVTMLAGQGTPEDIVKAVQDAAAKA; translated from the coding sequence ATGAACAGCAGAAGGCTCCCCCTCGCCTCCGCGGTCACCGTCCTGGCCGTGGGAGCGCTTGCCCTCTCGGGCTGCACGGCAGACGCATCCGGCACCGGTGACGGCGGCGACACCAGCATGACCCTCTGGCACAACTCGACCACCGGACCCGGCGTGGAGTTCTGGGAGAAGACGGTCGCCGACTTCGAGGCCGACAACCCGGGCGTCTCGATCGAGATCCAGTCCGTGCAGAACGAGGACCTCGACGGCAAGCTGCAGACCGCGCTGAACTCCGGCGACGCCCCCGACATCTTCCTGCAGCGCGGCGGCGGCAAGATGGCCGCGATGGTGAAGGCCGGGCAGCTCAAGGACCTCACCGACGAGATCACGGGTGCGGCCGCGGACGAGATCCCGGACGCCGCGTACTCCGCCAACAGCCTCGACGGCAAGATCTACGCCATGCCGGTCGCCGTGCTGCCCGGCGGGCTCTTCTACAGCCAGGATCTGTTCGACGAGGCGGGCATCACCGAGAACCCGACCACGCTCGACGAGCTGGAGAAGACGGCCGCCACGCTCAAGACCGCGGGCATCGACCCGATCGCGCTCGGGGCGAAGGATGCGTGGCCTGCGGCGCACTGGTACTACTGGCTGGCTCTGCGCGAGTGCAGCTCCGACACCCTCGCCGCAGCCGCCGACGAGATGGACTTCAGCGACGAGTGCTGGATCCGCGCCGGGGAGGACCTGGAGTCCTTCGCCGCCACGGAGCCGTTCAACTCCGGCTTCCTGACCACCCCCGCGCAGCAGGGCGCCGGTAGTTCCGCCGGCCTCATCGCGAACCACCAGGCCGCGATGGAGCTCATGGGTGCGTGGAACCCCGGAGTCATCGCCTCGCTGACCCCTGACGAGGAGCCGCTCGCCGATCTCAGCTGGTTCCCGTTCCCCGAGATCGAGGGCGGCGAGGGCGAGCCCGGTTCGATGATGGGCGGTGTCGACGGCTTCTCCTGCTCGGTCGATGCGCCCGACGCCTGCGTCGACTTCCTCAATTACCTCGGCACCTCCGACGTGCAGACGGCGTACTACCAGGCGTTCAACGCGCCGCCGGTCAACACCGTCGCCCAGGAGGCCGTCACCGAGCCCTACCTCCAGTCGATCCTCGAGGCGTACAACTCCGCCCCCTACGCGACCCAGTGGCTCGACACCGTCTACGGACAGAACGTCGGCAACGCGCTGAACGTCGCCGTCGTCACCATGCTCGCCGGTCAGGGAAC
- a CDS encoding LacI family DNA-binding transcriptional regulator, with amino-acid sequence MGARTTIHDVARAAGVSVSTVSKAVNGRYGIADATVQRVLDAVKDLGYESSLVASSMRARRTGVIGVLLADFEPFSAEILKGVGTAVHDTAFDLLAYSGSHRGAGDGWERRSLSRLSGTLIDAAILVTPTVVSAGTEIPVVAIDPHTGRADLPTVESDSFGGALTATRHLIGLGHRRIGFLAGRPDLRSAGLRDAGYRRALADAGIVLDPSLIGIGRYELDATRESARVMLSATNRPTAIFAANDLSAIAVIDVAHELGLRVPADLSVIGFDDVPEATRRALPLTTIQQPMRRLGSVAAEMVFTLLSGQAIDEMNVILPTRLVVRATTAPPSR; translated from the coding sequence ATGGGGGCTCGCACCACGATCCACGACGTCGCTCGGGCGGCCGGGGTGTCGGTGTCGACGGTGTCGAAAGCGGTGAACGGCCGATACGGCATCGCCGATGCCACCGTGCAGCGGGTCCTCGACGCCGTGAAGGATCTCGGATACGAATCGAGTCTCGTCGCGAGCAGCATGCGGGCCCGCCGCACCGGGGTCATCGGTGTGCTGCTGGCCGACTTCGAGCCGTTCAGCGCCGAGATCCTCAAGGGCGTCGGCACCGCCGTGCACGACACGGCCTTCGACCTGCTGGCCTACAGCGGCTCGCACCGCGGCGCGGGGGACGGCTGGGAGCGACGCTCGTTGAGCCGGCTCTCCGGCACACTCATCGACGCCGCGATCCTCGTCACCCCGACCGTGGTCAGCGCGGGGACCGAGATCCCGGTGGTCGCGATCGACCCGCACACGGGACGCGCCGATCTTCCGACGGTCGAATCCGACAGCTTCGGGGGAGCGCTCACGGCCACCAGGCACCTGATCGGGCTGGGCCACCGCCGCATCGGCTTCCTCGCCGGGCGCCCCGACCTGCGTTCGGCAGGACTCCGAGACGCCGGGTACCGGCGGGCACTGGCCGACGCCGGCATCGTCCTCGACCCGTCGCTCATCGGCATCGGCCGCTACGAACTGGACGCGACCAGGGAGTCCGCGCGGGTGATGCTCAGCGCGACGAACCGTCCGACGGCGATCTTCGCCGCCAACGACCTGTCGGCGATCGCGGTGATCGACGTCGCCCACGAGCTCGGACTGCGGGTGCCGGCGGATCTTTCGGTGATCGGCTTCGACGACGTGCCCGAGGCGACCCGCCGAGCGCTCCCGCTCACCACGATCCAGCAGCCCATGCGCCGGCTGGGGTCGGTGGCGGCGGAGATGGTGTTCACGCTGCTGTCGGGGCAGGCGATCGACGAGATGAACGTCATCCTGCCGACGCGTCTCGTGGTGCGGGCGACGACGGCGCCGCCGTCGCGGTGA
- a CDS encoding PaaX family transcriptional regulator — protein sequence MSADPGRRVVDDAVLDDIDARPGSTASLLRTLIGLYLRPLGEWVSTADLIALAHDLGIPAAQARTGITRLKQKGLLLAERRHAVGYRLNPAATTMLERGDRRIFEMREMTDADSWCLISFSIPESARGVRHQLRRRLHWIGAGVVSPALWICPGHLQDEAWQIVADLDAHPWVTLFQAHSPVMASTPHEAAAAWWDLDALRAEHLAFQSALAALPDDPFAGYVRLIDSWRVLPYLDPGLPPSMLPEDWPGGASVAEFTRLSAALADAAWRRVREVTATAAPSSPAPRDASAG from the coding sequence ATGAGCGCTGACCCCGGTCGTCGGGTCGTCGACGACGCGGTGCTCGACGACATCGATGCGCGCCCCGGCAGCACCGCCTCGCTGCTGCGCACGCTGATCGGCCTGTATCTGCGTCCGCTCGGAGAGTGGGTCTCCACGGCCGATCTGATCGCGCTCGCCCACGACCTCGGCATCCCCGCCGCGCAGGCGCGCACCGGCATCACCCGGCTCAAGCAGAAGGGCCTGCTGCTGGCCGAGCGTCGGCACGCCGTCGGATATCGCCTGAACCCGGCGGCCACGACGATGCTGGAGCGGGGCGACCGCCGCATCTTCGAGATGCGCGAGATGACGGATGCGGACAGCTGGTGCCTGATCTCGTTCTCGATCCCCGAGAGCGCCCGCGGTGTGCGCCATCAGCTGCGCCGCCGACTGCACTGGATCGGCGCGGGGGTGGTGTCGCCCGCTCTCTGGATCTGCCCCGGTCACCTGCAGGACGAGGCCTGGCAGATCGTCGCCGATCTCGACGCGCACCCCTGGGTCACGCTGTTCCAGGCGCACAGTCCGGTCATGGCGAGTACGCCACACGAGGCCGCCGCGGCCTGGTGGGATCTCGATGCGCTGCGTGCCGAGCACCTCGCCTTCCAGTCGGCGCTCGCGGCACTCCCCGACGACCCCTTCGCGGGGTACGTGCGCCTGATCGACAGCTGGCGCGTGCTGCCCTATCTCGACCCCGGCCTGCCGCCGTCGATGCTGCCGGAGGACTGGCCCGGCGGCGCGAGCGTGGCGGAGTTCACCCGGCTGTCCGCAGCGCTGGCCGATGCCGCGTGGCGGCGAGTGCGCGAGGTCACCGCGACGGCGGCGCCGTCGTCGCCCGCACCACGAGACGCGTCGGCAGGATGA
- a CDS encoding kynureninase, with product MTDPRDSARLETALLEEARALDAADPLRRHLDAFADAPGVDAYLDGNSLGRPLRDIPEKLAAFVRDDWGTRLIRSWDEQWMALPMELGDRIGALTLGAAAGQTVVADSTSVLIYKLMRAAATADATRTELVIEAGNFPTDRFLAAGVAAETGMTVRWIEPDPVRGVQIADVRDTISERTALVSLSHVDYRSGALADMPGITAAVHEAGALMMWDLCHSAGVIPMQLDAWGVDMAVGCTYKYLNGGPGSPAFAYLRHDHQGVLRQPIQGWWSAADIFAMGPEYVPAGDIRQLLSGTPPITSMLAMQGMLDLLELSTIEGVREKSVSLTDLAVRAYDAALAPLGVRLLSPRDSALRGGHVTIGHPDFRAVTQRLWAQGIIPDFRFPDGIRLGLSPLSTSHVETITGVLAVRDALESHER from the coding sequence ATGACCGACCCCCGCGATTCCGCCCGTCTCGAGACGGCACTTCTCGAAGAAGCCCGCGCCCTCGACGCCGCAGACCCCCTGCGCAGGCACCTCGACGCGTTCGCCGACGCACCGGGCGTCGACGCATACCTCGACGGGAACTCTCTCGGTCGCCCGTTGCGCGACATCCCCGAGAAGCTCGCCGCGTTCGTGCGCGACGACTGGGGCACGCGGTTGATCCGCTCCTGGGATGAGCAGTGGATGGCGCTGCCGATGGAGCTCGGCGACCGGATCGGCGCCCTGACACTCGGCGCCGCAGCCGGTCAGACGGTCGTCGCCGACTCGACCAGCGTGCTGATCTACAAACTGATGCGGGCCGCCGCGACCGCCGACGCCACCCGCACCGAACTGGTGATCGAGGCCGGGAACTTCCCCACCGACCGCTTCCTGGCCGCCGGTGTCGCAGCCGAGACGGGGATGACCGTGCGGTGGATCGAGCCCGACCCCGTGCGCGGAGTGCAGATCGCCGATGTGCGCGACACGATCTCCGAGCGCACGGCGCTCGTGTCGCTCAGCCACGTCGACTATCGCTCCGGGGCGCTCGCCGACATGCCCGGCATCACCGCCGCTGTGCACGAGGCGGGTGCGCTGATGATGTGGGACCTCTGCCACTCGGCCGGCGTCATCCCGATGCAGCTCGACGCCTGGGGCGTCGACATGGCGGTCGGATGCACGTACAAGTACCTGAACGGCGGACCCGGCTCTCCGGCGTTCGCCTACCTGCGCCACGACCACCAGGGCGTGCTGCGCCAGCCGATCCAGGGCTGGTGGAGTGCGGCGGACATCTTCGCGATGGGCCCTGAGTATGTGCCGGCCGGCGACATCCGCCAGCTGCTCAGCGGCACACCCCCGATCACCTCGATGCTCGCCATGCAGGGGATGCTCGACCTCCTCGAGCTGTCGACGATCGAGGGCGTCCGCGAGAAGTCGGTCTCGCTGACCGATCTCGCCGTCCGCGCCTACGACGCGGCTCTCGCACCCCTGGGCGTGCGCCTCCTGAGCCCTCGGGATTCCGCCCTTCGCGGCGGACACGTCACGATCGGGCACCCCGACTTCCGCGCGGTGACGCAGCGGTTGTGGGCGCAGGGCATCATCCCCGACTTCCGTTTTCCCGACGGCATCCGCCTGGGACTGTCGCCCCTCAGCACCTCGCACGTCGAGACGATCACCGGCGTGCTCGCGGTGCGGGATGCCCTGGAGTCGCATGAGCGCTGA
- a CDS encoding tryptophan 2,3-dioxygenase, producing the protein MSTENNERELEAGIVTDLSGRMTYGSYLSLDQLLTAQNPVSVPEHHDELLFIIQHQTTELWLKQLLHELSSARELLASDDLREALKRVARVKRIQDVMTQQWAILATLTPTEYAQFRGALGNSSGFQSVQYRAVEFALGNKNEKMLSVFSDHPANLALLTAEWNKPTLYDEFLRYASRRGLPIPSEILDRDVRLPYRETPELVPAIREIYQNHQQHWDLYEACEDLVDLEDNFQFWRFRHLKTVARTIGMKVGTGGSSGVGFLQRALDLTFFPELYTVRTEIGS; encoded by the coding sequence ATGAGCACCGAGAACAACGAGCGCGAGCTCGAGGCCGGCATCGTCACCGATCTGTCCGGCCGGATGACCTACGGGTCGTACCTGTCGCTCGACCAGCTGCTCACCGCGCAGAACCCGGTCAGCGTGCCCGAGCACCACGACGAGCTGCTGTTCATCATCCAGCATCAGACCACCGAGCTGTGGCTCAAGCAGCTGCTGCACGAGCTGTCGTCCGCCCGCGAGCTCCTCGCCAGCGACGATCTGCGCGAGGCCCTGAAGCGCGTCGCGCGCGTCAAGCGCATCCAGGACGTCATGACCCAGCAGTGGGCGATCCTCGCGACGCTCACGCCCACCGAGTACGCGCAGTTCCGCGGCGCGCTCGGCAACTCCTCGGGCTTCCAGTCGGTGCAGTATCGCGCCGTCGAGTTCGCGCTCGGCAACAAGAACGAGAAGATGCTGAGCGTCTTCAGCGACCATCCCGCCAACCTCGCGCTGCTCACCGCCGAGTGGAACAAGCCCACGCTCTACGACGAGTTTCTGCGCTACGCCTCACGCCGCGGGCTGCCGATCCCATCCGAGATCCTCGATCGCGACGTGCGCCTCCCCTACCGCGAGACGCCCGAACTCGTGCCTGCGATCCGCGAGATCTACCAGAACCACCAGCAGCACTGGGACCTCTACGAGGCCTGCGAAGACCTCGTCGACCTCGAGGACAACTTCCAGTTCTGGCGCTTCCGCCACCTCAAGACCGTCGCCCGCACGATCGGCATGAAGGTCGGCACCGGGGGGTCGAGCGGAGTGGGGTTCCTGCAGCGCGCCCTCGATCTGACGTTCTTCCCCGAGCTCTACACCGTCCGCACCGAGATCGGCAGCTGA
- a CDS encoding glutamate-cysteine ligase family protein has product MGDSIEARTFTRQDRTQFRAKAERCLEALASMLADGRFSAVDAPDSQLGLEIELNLVDEQGAPARGNDAVLEAISSPAFQTELARFNVEINVAPRPIGDGHLQELETVLRGSLDVADRRARSAGSSLVMIGMLPTLDETHFTERWFSADPRYSLLGQQILSARGEDIELQLDGVALNDDRPVERLAMVCDTILPEAACTSVQLHLQVAPESFAAYWNAAQAIAGVQVALAANSPFFAGKALWHETRIPMFEQATDTRPQELKNQGVRPRVWFGERWVTSIFDLFEENSRYFPALLPVCAEEDPFEALAEGRAPELAELRMHNGTVYRWNRPVYDVEGGTAHLRLENRVLPAGPSVVDVVADAAFYYGLVRSMAEADRPIWTQMTFDAAAENLQAAARGGIDSRLYWPEVGGISPRELVLRRLLPAAAEGLDAYGVDPEVRDRYLGIIEQRCLTGRNGAVWQRENVAARERAGASRPEALHGMLADYLERMQAGEPVHTWTH; this is encoded by the coding sequence ATGGGCGACAGCATCGAGGCGCGGACGTTCACGCGCCAGGACCGCACGCAGTTCCGCGCCAAGGCCGAGCGGTGTCTCGAGGCCCTGGCATCCATGCTGGCGGACGGCCGATTCTCCGCCGTCGACGCCCCGGATTCGCAGCTCGGTCTGGAGATCGAGCTGAATCTGGTCGACGAGCAGGGCGCACCCGCCCGGGGGAACGACGCGGTGCTCGAGGCGATCTCCTCGCCGGCGTTCCAGACCGAGCTCGCGCGCTTCAACGTCGAGATCAATGTGGCCCCGCGGCCGATCGGAGACGGGCATCTGCAGGAGCTCGAGACCGTGCTGCGCGGCTCGCTCGATGTCGCCGATCGCCGGGCGCGGTCGGCCGGCAGCAGTCTGGTGATGATCGGGATGCTCCCGACGCTCGACGAGACGCACTTCACCGAGCGCTGGTTCTCGGCAGACCCTCGATACAGCCTGCTGGGTCAGCAGATCCTCTCGGCGCGGGGCGAGGACATCGAGCTGCAGCTCGACGGCGTCGCCCTGAACGATGACCGACCCGTCGAGCGGCTCGCGATGGTCTGCGACACGATCCTGCCCGAGGCCGCATGCACCTCCGTGCAGCTGCATCTGCAGGTCGCACCGGAGTCGTTCGCCGCGTACTGGAACGCGGCGCAGGCGATCGCCGGTGTGCAGGTGGCGCTCGCGGCGAACTCCCCGTTCTTCGCGGGCAAGGCGCTGTGGCACGAGACGCGGATCCCGATGTTCGAGCAGGCGACCGACACCAGGCCGCAGGAGCTGAAGAATCAGGGCGTGCGTCCGCGCGTCTGGTTCGGCGAGCGATGGGTGACGTCGATCTTCGACCTCTTCGAGGAGAATTCGCGGTACTTTCCTGCGCTGCTGCCGGTGTGCGCGGAGGAGGATCCCTTCGAGGCGCTGGCCGAGGGGCGTGCACCGGAGCTCGCCGAGCTGCGCATGCACAACGGCACCGTCTATCGCTGGAACCGCCCGGTCTACGACGTCGAGGGCGGGACCGCGCATCTGCGTCTCGAGAACAGGGTGCTGCCGGCGGGGCCGAGCGTCGTCGACGTGGTGGCGGACGCCGCGTTCTACTACGGCCTCGTGCGCAGCATGGCCGAGGCGGATCGTCCGATCTGGACGCAGATGACCTTCGACGCCGCGGCCGAGAACCTTCAGGCCGCGGCCCGCGGCGGCATCGACTCGCGGCTGTACTGGCCGGAGGTCGGCGGGATCAGCCCGAGAGAGCTGGTGCTGCGACGACTGCTGCCCGCGGCGGCCGAGGGATTGGACGCGTACGGCGTCGACCCCGAGGTGCGTGATCGGTATCTGGGCATCATCGAGCAGCGATGCCTCACGGGACGCAACGGCGCCGTCTGGCAGCGGGAGAACGTCGCGGCTCGCGAGCGCGCCGGCGCGTCACGGCCCGAGGCGCTGCACGGCATGCTCGCGGACTACCTGGAGCGGATGCAGGCCGGCGAGCCCGTGCACACCTGGACGCACTGA
- a CDS encoding amidase: MIDVVEASIADLRRALETGTATAVELVDAYLARIAAYDGPDTATALNAVVVANPDARTEAEAADARRARGAVRGPLDGIPYTAKDSYLVRGLTAAAGSPAFAELVAQRDAFTIERLRAGGAICLGLTNMPPMANGGMQRGVYGRAESPYNPGFLTAPFASGSSNGSGTATAASLGAFGLGEETWSSGRGPATNNALCAYTPSRGVISTRGNWPLVPTMDVVVPHARTMADLLEVLDVIVADDAEVRGDFWRAQPWVTLPVSSEVRPESYPALTVDATAALRGVRIGIPRMYINADPEAGTADAPGIGGPTGQRIETRASVIERWEAARRDLEAAGATVVEVDFPVVSNYEGDRPGAPTIATRGLVSPAYLQREIVDLSAWGWEDFLQANGDPRLHTLAQVDGASIFPHPDGALPDRYTGFDDDIAEYPGWVRANPGVGFEDLAELPDGLRGLEETRRVDLEEWMDEHELEAVVFPAVADVGPADMDVNEASADLGWRNGTWIANGNLTVRHLGIPTVTVPMGLMSDIDMPIGLTFAGRAYDDSALLRLAAAFETIGAPGARRTPPPRTPRL, from the coding sequence ATGATCGACGTCGTCGAGGCCTCCATCGCCGATCTGCGGCGAGCGCTCGAGACCGGAACCGCCACCGCCGTCGAGCTCGTCGACGCGTACCTCGCGCGCATCGCCGCCTATGACGGGCCCGACACCGCGACGGCGCTGAACGCGGTCGTGGTCGCGAATCCCGACGCGCGCACCGAGGCCGAGGCGGCGGATGCACGGCGTGCGCGCGGCGCCGTGCGCGGACCGCTCGACGGCATCCCCTACACCGCGAAGGACAGCTACCTGGTGCGCGGACTCACCGCCGCCGCCGGCAGCCCCGCCTTCGCCGAGCTGGTCGCCCAGCGCGACGCGTTCACGATCGAGCGGCTGCGTGCGGGCGGGGCGATCTGCCTGGGTCTGACCAACATGCCCCCGATGGCGAACGGCGGAATGCAGCGCGGTGTCTACGGCCGCGCCGAGAGTCCGTACAACCCCGGCTTCCTCACCGCACCTTTCGCATCGGGGTCGTCGAACGGGTCGGGCACGGCGACGGCCGCGAGTCTCGGGGCGTTCGGCCTGGGCGAGGAGACCTGGTCGAGCGGCCGCGGTCCCGCCACGAACAACGCCCTCTGCGCCTACACGCCCTCCCGCGGGGTGATCTCGACCCGCGGCAACTGGCCTCTCGTGCCGACCATGGACGTCGTCGTGCCGCATGCCCGCACCATGGCCGACCTGCTCGAGGTCCTCGACGTGATCGTCGCCGACGATGCCGAGGTGCGCGGCGACTTCTGGCGCGCCCAGCCGTGGGTGACGCTGCCCGTGTCTTCCGAGGTACGGCCCGAGTCGTATCCGGCGCTGACGGTCGATGCGACGGCTGCCCTCCGCGGCGTGCGCATCGGCATCCCGCGCATGTACATCAACGCGGATCCGGAGGCCGGCACCGCCGACGCGCCCGGCATCGGCGGCCCCACCGGGCAGCGCATCGAGACCCGCGCCTCGGTGATCGAGCGCTGGGAGGCGGCCCGCCGCGACCTCGAGGCCGCCGGAGCGACGGTGGTCGAAGTCGACTTCCCCGTGGTGTCGAACTACGAGGGCGACCGTCCGGGCGCCCCCACCATCGCGACGCGCGGACTCGTGTCGCCGGCATACCTGCAGCGCGAGATCGTCGACCTGTCGGCGTGGGGCTGGGAGGACTTCCTGCAGGCGAACGGCGACCCGCGGCTGCACACGCTCGCGCAGGTCGACGGCGCATCGATCTTCCCGCATCCCGACGGAGCACTCCCCGACCGCTACACCGGGTTCGATGACGACATCGCCGAGTACCCGGGCTGGGTGCGTGCGAATCCGGGCGTCGGATTCGAGGACTTGGCCGAGCTCCCCGACGGACTGCGCGGACTCGAAGAGACCCGTCGCGTCGACCTCGAGGAGTGGATGGACGAGCACGAGCTCGAGGCCGTCGTCTTCCCGGCCGTCGCCGACGTGGGCCCCGCCGACATGGACGTGAACGAGGCCTCGGCCGACCTCGGCTGGCGCAACGGCACGTGGATCGCCAACGGCAACCTCACCGTGCGCCACCTCGGCATCCCGACCGTCACGGTGCCCATGGGCCTCATGTCCGACATCGACATGCCGATCGGTCTGACGTTCGCCGGCCGCGCCTACGACGACTCCGCGTTGCTGCGTCTCGCTGCGGCGTTCGAGACGATCGGCGCTCCCGGCGCGCGGCGCACGCCGCCGCCGCGGACGCCGAGGCTGTGA
- a CDS encoding agmatine deiminase family protein, translated as MAWHMPAETAPHDRTWMAFPAEGPTLGETASERDEGYATWTEVAHAVAEFEPVTMIVDPAEVSRARRMLSRAIDIVEAPVDEFWMRDSGPTFVVDDERPGVLGAVDWIFNGWGAPAWARWQKAAQHARIIAGAVGAERVSSTLVNEGGGIHVDGEGTVLLTETVQLDPRRNPFADRQRVEAEMARTIGATTAVWLPRGLTRDYDDFGTNGHVDIVATIASPGRLLLHDQQNPDHPDHAVSRELRAHLAQQTDAAGRAFEIIDLPAPSTLRDDEGPVDWSYVNHLVTNDGVVACGFGDATADAAAREILADAYPGRRVVTVDARPLFDRGGGIHCITQQQPRIGGVS; from the coding sequence ATGGCCTGGCACATGCCCGCAGAGACGGCACCGCACGACCGCACCTGGATGGCTTTCCCCGCCGAGGGGCCGACCCTGGGCGAGACGGCGTCCGAGCGCGACGAGGGCTATGCCACCTGGACCGAGGTCGCGCACGCGGTCGCCGAATTCGAACCGGTCACGATGATCGTCGATCCGGCCGAGGTCTCCCGCGCCCGGCGCATGCTGAGCCGCGCCATCGACATCGTCGAGGCGCCGGTCGACGAGTTCTGGATGCGAGATTCCGGCCCCACCTTCGTGGTCGACGACGAACGCCCCGGCGTGCTCGGCGCGGTCGACTGGATCTTCAACGGCTGGGGCGCCCCCGCGTGGGCGCGCTGGCAGAAGGCGGCGCAGCACGCGCGCATCATCGCGGGGGCAGTCGGTGCCGAGCGGGTGAGCTCGACCCTGGTCAACGAGGGCGGAGGCATCCATGTCGACGGCGAGGGCACCGTGCTGCTCACCGAGACGGTGCAGCTCGACCCGCGACGCAACCCCTTCGCCGACCGGCAGCGCGTCGAGGCCGAGATGGCCCGCACGATCGGCGCGACGACGGCCGTGTGGCTGCCCCGCGGACTCACCCGCGACTACGACGACTTCGGCACGAACGGGCACGTCGACATCGTCGCCACGATCGCCTCTCCCGGCCGACTGCTGCTGCACGACCAGCAGAATCCCGACCACCCCGACCACGCCGTGTCCCGCGAGCTGCGCGCGCACCTCGCACAGCAGACGGATGCCGCGGGCCGCGCGTTCGAGATCATCGACCTCCCCGCGCCGTCGACCCTGCGCGACGACGAGGGCCCGGTCGACTGGAGCTACGTCAACCACCTGGTGACGAACGACGGCGTGGTCGCCTGCGGCTTCGGCGACGCGACGGCCGATGCGGCTGCCAGGGAGATCCTTGCCGACGCCTATCCCGGTCGGCGCGTGGTCACCGTCGACGCCCGCCCGCTCTTCGATCGCGGCGGCGGCATCCACTGCATCACCCAGCAGCAGCCGCGCATCGGCGGTGTCTCATGA
- a CDS encoding TetR/AcrR family transcriptional regulator has translation MKTTSRAAAPRRLPPEERERSILDGAVSLAGESGLEALTVRAVAARVGVTPALVAHYRPVMESFVAEVFTTIVSAERDEAIASYDDGVDLRTNLLRLIETLLDDSRDDVAMVWVQSWALGARNEALGARVRAEMDLWHSALEDLIARAAAEATDIRVDPASSAWMLLAMVDGMSAHSLVHWAPRDRTDLARRTLAAVLDAPSTTTTPISPAGTHS, from the coding sequence ATGAAGACCACGTCAAGAGCCGCCGCGCCTCGCCGGCTGCCGCCCGAGGAGCGCGAGCGCTCGATCCTCGACGGCGCCGTCTCGCTCGCCGGCGAGAGCGGACTCGAGGCGCTCACGGTGCGCGCCGTCGCCGCCAGGGTCGGGGTCACGCCTGCGCTCGTGGCCCACTACCGCCCGGTCATGGAATCGTTCGTCGCCGAGGTCTTCACGACGATCGTCTCCGCCGAACGCGACGAGGCCATCGCCTCGTACGACGACGGGGTCGACCTGCGCACCAACCTGCTGCGGCTCATCGAGACGCTGCTCGACGACTCCCGCGACGACGTCGCCATGGTGTGGGTGCAGTCCTGGGCGCTCGGCGCCCGCAACGAAGCGCTCGGTGCACGGGTGCGCGCCGAGATGGACCTCTGGCACAGCGCGCTCGAAGACCTCATCGCCCGCGCCGCCGCCGAGGCCACCGACATCAGGGTCGACCCCGCATCCTCCGCGTGGATGCTGCTGGCCATGGTCGACGGCATGAGCGCGCACTCGCTCGTGCATTGGGCACCCCGCGACCGCACCGATCTCGCCCGCCGCACTCTCGCCGCCGTGCTCGACGCCCCGTCCACGACCACGACCCCCATATCGCCCGCAGGAACCCACAGTTAG